Within the Catalinimonas niigatensis genome, the region AGGAATGGCCTGCGGTAAATGCATTTATTGATGGCGAGGAACTCGTTTTTAATGATTTCTGTGATGTTTCTATCGCTGTCTCCAGTCCTAAAGGTTTGGTAGTGCCCGTAATTCGCAATGCCGAATCTATGAGCTTTGATCAGGTAGAAAAAGAAGTTGTACGATTAGCAATCAAAGCCAGAGAAGGCAAACTCAGTATTGATGAGATGACAGGAGGTACATTTACCATTACCAATGGCGGTATCTTTGGTTCTATGTTGTCTACTCCTATTATCAATCAACCGCAATCTGCTATTCTTGGCATGCATAATATTGTAGAGCGTCCGGTTGCTATCAATGGGCAGGTGGAAATTCGTCCCATTATGTATGTTGCTCTCTCTTATGATCATAGAGTGATTGACGGACGTGAATCTGTAAGCTTCCTATACAGAATTAAAGAGCTGATAGAAGACCCTTCTCGTCTTCTACTGGGAATATAGATTGAGTAAAGTATTATAAACAAATACTATAACTGGCCAGAGGTTTTTCTAACCTCTGGCTTTTTTATTTGTTAGACCTATACAGAATAAGACACATATTTTACTTTTTAATCCAAAAACTATGGTCAAACAATTTAAAGATTTCCCTTTATTTGCCAAAAGCATTATTTTTTTTTATACCGTTGGCTATCTGGTCATGTTGATTTATCATATTAGCGAAGTGATTAATTTGGGATTTTTTTCCAGAAATGTTCCTTTCGTAGTTAACATATGGTACGACGCATTGGGTTTTCTCATCATCCCTATTGTATTGGTTTTACTGTACGCGCGTCCACAGATAGGTTTGGTCACTTCTGCGGTTGTTATGATGATTACTTTCATCTTCGACGCGCTTATTCGCTATATTTTACTGGATGAGAGCTATGCTAATTGGTTTTACTTCTTTGAAATCAGCTTTGCTATACTCGTCATGGCCAGTTTTCCTGTGATGCGCTTTCTGGTGAAACCAAAAAACGCTTCGGAAAAATATTACGCTTAGACAAACGTATCTGCTATTGATATACTATCTGCTTACAATGGATAGGCTTTCTTTTTATCCAAAAGAAAAGCTTTGTTTTGTCTTAATGCCCTATTTTCTTTTCCCAATCTTGTAAATCTTTGTAATCACCGTAACTTTATGCAGTTAAATTGAATCATCTTAACCAATCATTTTTATAAATAACATTCACTTATGGATTTTGATGTAACAGTCATTGGCTCAGGTCCCGGAGGATATGTGGCGGCTATCCGCTGCGCTCAACTAGGAATGAAAACAGCCATTGTTGAAAAATATGAAGCTCTTGGAGGCACCTGCCTGAATGTAGGATGTATCCCTTCCAAAGCATTATTAGATTCTTCAGAGCATTTTCATAATGCACAATCTACTTTTAAAGAGCATGGTATTAAGCTGACAAATCTGAAAGTGGATTTACCTCAGATGATTAAGCGCAAAAGTGGTGTGGTCGAGCAAACTGTGGAAGGAGTTTCTTTTTTGATGAAGAAAAACAAAATTACTGTTCATACTGGCGTCGGCTCATTCAAAGACAAAAACACCATTGTTGTCACCGGAAAAGACAACAAAAAGAAAGAGTTGACTACCAAAAATGTAATCATCGCCACCGGCTCCAAACCTGCTTCTTTACCTTTCATCAAAATTGATAAAAAAAGGATTATTACCAGTACCGAAGCTCTGGAGCTCAAACAGGTTCCTAAGCATATGATTATCATTGGTGGGGGTTATATCGGATTGGAGTTAGGCTCTGTTTATGCCCGAATAGGGGCGAAAGTTACAGTACTTGAATACGAAAAGCGCATTGCTCCTTTGATTGACATTACATTGTCCAAGGAACTTATGAAGAGTTTGAAAAAACTGGATTTTGACTTTAAGCTCAGCCATAAGGTAACTTCAGTAGAAAATACTGGCAAAGAAGTAGTAGTGAAAGCCCAGGATACGAAAGGTGAGGAAGTAGAAGTGAAAGCAGATATCTGCCTGGTATGCGTGGGGCGACGCCCATATACAGAAAACCTTGGATTGGAAAATGTAGGTCTGGAAGTAAACAAACAAGGAAAAATAGAAGTAGATGAACATCTTAAAACCAAAGCAGATAATATTTATGCTATTGGTGATGTAATTGACAAAGGACCCATGCTTGCTCATAAAGCAGAAGAAGAAGGCGTATATGTAGCAGAACTTCTGGCGGGACAAAAGCCCCATCTTAACTATCTGTTAATTCCCAGCGTTATTTATACCTGGCCAGAGGTAGCCAGTG harbors:
- the lpdA gene encoding dihydrolipoyl dehydrogenase, whose amino-acid sequence is MDFDVTVIGSGPGGYVAAIRCAQLGMKTAIVEKYEALGGTCLNVGCIPSKALLDSSEHFHNAQSTFKEHGIKLTNLKVDLPQMIKRKSGVVEQTVEGVSFLMKKNKITVHTGVGSFKDKNTIVVTGKDNKKKELTTKNVIIATGSKPASLPFIKIDKKRIITSTEALELKQVPKHMIIIGGGYIGLELGSVYARIGAKVTVLEYEKRIAPLIDITLSKELMKSLKKLDFDFKLSHKVTSVENTGKEVVVKAQDTKGEEVEVKADICLVCVGRRPYTENLGLENVGLEVNKQGKIEVDEHLKTKADNIYAIGDVIDKGPMLAHKAEEEGVYVAELLAGQKPHLNYLLIPSVIYTWPEVASVGYTEEQLKEQGKKYKSGSFPFKALGRARASMDIEGMVKVLADEATDEVLGVHIIGPRAADMIAEAVVAMEYRASAEDISRMSHAHPTFTEALKEACLAATENRALHM